One window of Quercus robur chromosome 12, dhQueRobu3.1, whole genome shotgun sequence genomic DNA carries:
- the LOC126708246 gene encoding uncharacterized protein LOC126708246, with protein sequence MAMQEGETLITYSNRYWKMFNEIDSDFDDLAIRTFKVGLPVEHSLRKSLIGKPANSVCQLMDRIDKYKRVEEDKQQGKGKAKVIPQERRDFRSDQYNNNRPRRDFAGQSGSATAQMVNTVFRELVHQVLEKIKNKSFFKWPNKMGGDPMKRNQSLHFQYLQDQEHTKEDCRTLRSHLEQLVREWRLKQFSHQPNGPGG encoded by the coding sequence ATGGCCATGCAAGAAGGAGAGACCCTGATAACGTACTCAAACAGATACTGGAagatgttcaatgagatagaTAGTGATTTTGATGATTTGGCCATAAGAACTTTCAAGGTCGGCCTACCTGTCGAGCATAGTTTAAGGAAGTCTTTGATTGGAAAACCTGCTAACAGTGTGTGTCAACTTATGGACCGAATTGATAAGTATAAGCGGGTCGAGGAAGATAAACAACAGGGGAAAGGGAAagctaaggttatccctcaagaaaggagggatttcaggtcggatcAATACAACAATAACCGGCCCCGGCGAGACTTTGCTGGGCAATCGGGGTCTGCCACTGCTCAAATGGTTAACACAGTATTCCGAGAGCTAGTACACCAAGTCttggagaaaatcaagaacAAGTCATTCTTTAAGtggccaaataagatgggaGGTGACCCCATGAAGCGCAATCAAAGCCTTCATTTCCAGTACCTCCAGGACCAAGAGCACACTAAAGAAGACTGTAGAACTTTGAGGAGTCATCTGGAGCAACTGGTCAGAGAATGGAGGCTGAAACAATTTTCGCATCAGCCCAATGGACCAGGAGGTTAG